The segment GACGGGTTCACATCAGCGCAATACTGAGGCCATGCGACAAACCCCACGTTGTGGGGCGAAAACAAGACGCGGGACCGCATGCCAGGCCCCTAGCGTTCGAGGAAAGAAAAGATGTCGAATGCATGGAGGTGCAAAGGGGTCCGGGGCACCAGTGGGCAATCAGAATGCATTCAAACATGGGATGTACACGCATGATTCATTGGAGTTTCAGAAACACGTCCGCGACCTCCTGCGCGAAGGCTCCAGAATTATCGAAGAGTTCTAGGCCTGGGTACCGGTGCTTGGGATCACCTCTTCG is part of the Sulfitobacter geojensis genome and harbors:
- a CDS encoding HGGxSTG domain-containing protein, giving the protein MRQTPRCGAKTRRGTACQAPSVRGKKRCRMHGGAKGSGAPVGNQNAFKHGMYTHDSLEFQKHVRDLLREGSRIIEEF